The nucleotide window CCCGCCCACTCGCCCCCCCTCGACATCCGCCCCGACGGATCCTTCGCCTTCCCCACCGGCACCGTCTGGGTCAAACACTTCGAACTCGAAGGAGTCGTCGGCCACCCCCAACCCGCCCGCCGCCTGGAAACCCGCCTCCTCGTCAAAACCGATTCCGGCGCCTATGGCGTCACCTACCGATGGGATGCGGACGGCATCGACGCCCACCTCGTCCCGGCAGCCGGCCTGGACGAGCCCTTCCTCACCGCCGACCAGGGTGCCACCCGCCAGCAGACCTGGCGTTACCCGGGCTGGGGCGAATGCATGCGCTGCCACACCGATCCCGCCCATCACGCCCTCGGATTCCATATCCTGGACTGGGATACCGACAACCTTCGCTCCCAGGAGGTCGCTCTCCTCGATCCCGTGACCCATACCCCCCTGGCCCGGCATCGCATCGAGGCCTTCTCCCACGGAACCTACCTCGTCTTCGAGGTCCATGGCTCGGTCCGAATCCGTATCGAGGGCCGCCCCTCGGAAACGACCGTTCTCAGCGGCGTGTTCCTCGACGACGCCCCCATCCCCGCCACCACCGTCCATCTGGCGGCTCCGGATCGTGGCACCACCCTCCCCGCCCCGGCCCTGCTGACCCTTCGCGCCAGCGTCGTCCCCGATGGAGACGCCCCCACCCCTGTCACGTTCCTCGCCAACGGACAGCCCCTCGGGACCATCCCCCACCCGCCCTACGCCCTCGTCTGGTCCAATGTCCTCGCCGGCATCTATCACCTCGAAGCCCGCGCCCCGGACCGCCTCGGCCGCATCGCCATCTCCCCTTCCACACCCCTCACCGTGTCCTTCCCCGAGGCGCAAGCCGTGTTCCTCGGTTACGAACCCGCCGCCCGCGGCACCTGGGAAGGGCGCCTCGGCTCCCTCGGACACGCCCTCGCCGCCGGCCCCGTCGAATGGCCGGATTCCATCGCCTTCCAACCGGTCGCCCAACCCCGCGAACACGTCTGGGAAGAGCGCACCCGCGACCGCCGCGCCACCCTCCCCTTCCCGAAACTCCATCCCCCGGTCCCGGCAGAGGACGGACTCAGCGTCTCCTGGTCCGGCACCCCGGGTGCCCTGTACCGCCTCCTCACCCGGCCGGACTGGGCCACGCCATGGACCCCCCTCCCGATCGTGGCGTCCTCCGCCTCAGGAGCCTTCCAGGCCTTTGATCCCTTCCCCGACCCCGGCCTCCCGCCCGCGCGCTTCCTCACCCTGGAAGAACTCGCGACTCCCGCCCACTGACCCGTCGGTGCCTCCCCGGGTTGTGGCTGGGAAAGCAGCGCATCGGAGGGACGAGCGCCGCGAGTCCGCAATCCATTGCACCACTCCCTTTCCCCCCCATCAGTCCTCGTGCTCAGCCCGAAGGGCGGTACTCGTCCTCGTCCTCGAACCCGCAGGCACACCTTTCGGGCGCCGCCCTGGCCCTCTCCATGCCCAATTCCGGACCGCACGGCCGACCCGCCCGCACCCGAAAACGGTGTTGCCCCGGACCCGCCGGACCCGGACTATCCTGCGACGATGTTTCGTGAACTGGGACTCCCCGCATGGGTGGCCATTTATTTGGTGGCCATCCCCCTGGCGGTGATCGTCGGCGTCAGCGTTGCGGACCCGTCCTCGCCGAAAAGCCTGCTGACCCTGGCCATGCTCCTCGGGGTCGGTCTGCTCCCGCTGATGCTGCGCTACTACCATGAGTCGCTCATCATCTGCTGGAATTCCGCCCTCGTGGTCTTCTTCCTCCCGGGCCGCCCGACCCTCGCCATGATCATGGTCGCCCTCACCCTGGGCATGGCCGTCCTGCACCGCGTCATGCAGCGCCGTCCCCTGACCCTCCCCGCCGGTCCCACCATCGCCCCGCTCGTCATCATTGGAATCGTCGTCCTGGCCACCGCGCTGGCCACCGGCGGCATCGGCGGACGTGCCTTCGGCGAGGAAATGTGGGGCGCCCGTCGCTACTTCGGCGTCTTTTTCGGCATCCTCGGCTACCTCGCCCTGATCTCATCGCCCATCCCCCCCGAACGGGCCCACCTGCTGGCCGGCCTCTTCATCCTCTCCGGCGTGACCGCCGCCGTCAGCGATCTGGCCTATGCCTTCGACCTCACCTTCCTGTTCCTCCTGTTCTCAACCGAACTCGCCTTCCTTCAGGCGGTCGGCGACCAGATGATCGGCGGGTTCACCCGGCTCACCGGCGTCTGCTGGGCCGCCTGGGCGGTCTTCAATTACCTGCTCCTCCGGTACGGGATCCGCGGCCTCCTCGACGTGACCCGCCCCTGGCGAATGGGCCTCGCGGTCCTGGCACTCTTCGGAACCCTCATGGGAGGCTACCGCTCCTACATCATCCTCACCATTCTCATCATCGGCTTCCTCTTCTTCCTCGAAGGTCTCCACCGCACCAAGGTGCTGTTCTTCACCCTGCTGACCGCCCTCCTCACCACGCTCGCCGTGCTCCCGAACGCCCGGGCGCTTCCCCTCGCCGTGCAGCGTTCGCTCAGCGTCATCCCCTTCGTCAATGTGGACCCCGTCGCCCTTCGCGATGCCCAGGGCACCCTGGACTGGCGTCTCGAAATGTGGAAGACGGTCCTCCCGGAGGTGCCGCGATACCTGCTCGTCGGCAAGGGGTTCGCCTACAGTGGCACCGACTATTACCTCACCGAACAGGCGTTCATCCGCGGACTCGTCCAGAAATCGTACGAGGGCGCCCTCATCAGCGGCAACTATCACAACGGCTTCCTGACCGTCATCATCCCCTTCGGCATCTGGGGCCTCATCGCCTTCACCTGGTTCATCTCCGTCGCCTTCTGGGCCCTGGTCCGAAACCATCGCTATGGCGACCCGCGCCTCGCCGGCATCAACCGCTTCTTCCTCGCCTCGTTCCTCACCAAGCTGGTGTTCTATCTCACCATCTACGGGCAGTTCGACCTCGACCTCCAGGGCTTCACCGGCCTCCTCGGCATGAGCCTCGCCATCAATCGCGGAATCCGCTCCCCGGCCCGTGCCCCCGCCTTCGTGCCCCAACCCCGGGGCGGCCTCGCACAATCCGAATCTCCCGCCCTCTCCCCCGCCTGAAGCCCCTCCCCATCCCCAACCCATGCCCACGCCCGAGACGTCCCCGTCCGAGCTCAATCACCTGAGGCAGACCTGGGAAACCCTCGGCGCCGAGGACCCCCTCTGGGCCGTCGTCAGTCATCCCTCCAAACGCGGCGGCGGCTGGAACGTCGCCGACTTCCTCGCCACCGGCCGCTCCGACATCGACCGCCTTCGCTCCATCCTCGCCCGACATCCGGGCACGCCCGACCGTTTCCGCCATGTCCTCGACTTCGGCTGCGGCGTCGGCCGCCTCACCCAGGCCTGGCGGCCCCACGCCGATTCCGTGACCGGCGTGGATATCTCGGAACCCATGATCCGTCAGGCCGAACGCCTCGCCGCCGGCCACCCAGGCATCCAGTTCCTCGTCAATGTCCGCCCGGACCTCGCCGCCCTCCCCGACGGTCACTTCGATCTCTGCTTCTCCTACATCTGCCTCCAGCACATGCCCTGGCCCCTCGCCCGGGCCTACCTCGCCGAATTCGCCCGCGTCTGCACTCCCGGGGGTTGGCTCCTCTTTCAGTTGCCGTCCCGCCCCCCTCCCACCGCCGGCCTCGCCCGCCTCCGCCAATCCCTCGTCAATCTCCTCCCCTTCGGACTCGACCGCTCCTACCGCCGCTGGAAACACGGCAGCGCCGCCGTCTTCGACGTGTACTACACCCCCCCGGACACCGTCATCCAGACGGCCACCGACCTCGGCCTGACCTTTTGCCTCCGCGAATCCGATCCCTCCGCAGGACCCGATACCGAAGGCTTCCTGTACCTCTTCCGCCGCCCGGCCGGGCCCGCCTGACCCGCTCCCCAGATGGACCCCGCTCCCCCGGCGGTTCCTTCCCCGATCCGCCCCCTCATCCTCCACGGCGAAACCCTGGGCTGCGCCGGCGCTCAGCGTGTCCTCGCATTCTTCCTCAATGGCACCTGCCCCGATGCCGTCGAACCCACCCTCGCCCTCGCCCCCAATCCCAAACTCAGCCCCCTGATCCCAGCCCTCACCCCCACCCATCCCCTGCCCTCCAACCAGCAGTTCTCCCCCGTGGGCCTCGCCCGCCAGCTCCTCTCCCTCCGCCGCCTGATCCGCTCCTCCCGCTGCCACCTCCTCCATGGCTGGACCGCACGCGATTGGGAACTGACCGCGCTCGCCTCCCGCCTCTTCCGCCTCCCCTCCATCGGATCCCTCCACGAACATCCCCGCGCCCAGCACATCAATCCCCGCCGCCAGCACCTCATGCGCGCCTGCGCCCGCCACGGTCTCCACCGCGTCCTGTGCGTCTCGGACGCCGTCGCCGCCGCCTGCCGCTCCGTCGGCTACCCCGCCGAACGACTGCTCGTGGTCCGCAATGGCATCCCCGCCCGCCCCACCCCCTCCCCCCCCGCACCCGGTCCCGTCATCCGACTCGGCTACCTCGGCATCCTCGACGACTCGAAGGGCCTCCCCGACCTCTTCCAACTCCTCGACCTCGCCGCCCCGCATTCCCCCCCGTGGTCCCTCCAACTCGCCGGCGGGACCCTCGACGCCGCCGGCGAAGCCTGCGTCGCCCA belongs to Verrucomicrobiia bacterium and includes:
- a CDS encoding class I SAM-dependent methyltransferase, with protein sequence MPTPETSPSELNHLRQTWETLGAEDPLWAVVSHPSKRGGGWNVADFLATGRSDIDRLRSILARHPGTPDRFRHVLDFGCGVGRLTQAWRPHADSVTGVDISEPMIRQAERLAAGHPGIQFLVNVRPDLAALPDGHFDLCFSYICLQHMPWPLARAYLAEFARVCTPGGWLLFQLPSRPPPTAGLARLRQSLVNLLPFGLDRSYRRWKHGSAAVFDVYYTPPDTVIQTATDLGLTFCLRESDPSAGPDTEGFLYLFRRPAGPA
- a CDS encoding O-antigen ligase family protein, which produces MFRELGLPAWVAIYLVAIPLAVIVGVSVADPSSPKSLLTLAMLLGVGLLPLMLRYYHESLIICWNSALVVFFLPGRPTLAMIMVALTLGMAVLHRVMQRRPLTLPAGPTIAPLVIIGIVVLATALATGGIGGRAFGEEMWGARRYFGVFFGILGYLALISSPIPPERAHLLAGLFILSGVTAAVSDLAYAFDLTFLFLLFSTELAFLQAVGDQMIGGFTRLTGVCWAAWAVFNYLLLRYGIRGLLDVTRPWRMGLAVLALFGTLMGGYRSYIILTILIIGFLFFLEGLHRTKVLFFTLLTALLTTLAVLPNARALPLAVQRSLSVIPFVNVDPVALRDAQGTLDWRLEMWKTVLPEVPRYLLVGKGFAYSGTDYYLTEQAFIRGLVQKSYEGALISGNYHNGFLTVIIPFGIWGLIAFTWFISVAFWALVRNHRYGDPRLAGINRFFLASFLTKLVFYLTIYGQFDLDLQGFTGLLGMSLAINRGIRSPARAPAFVPQPRGGLAQSESPALSPA
- a CDS encoding glycosyltransferase family 4 protein, with amino-acid sequence MDPAPPAVPSPIRPLILHGETLGCAGAQRVLAFFLNGTCPDAVEPTLALAPNPKLSPLIPALTPTHPLPSNQQFSPVGLARQLLSLRRLIRSSRCHLLHGWTARDWELTALASRLFRLPSIGSLHEHPRAQHINPRRQHLMRACARHGLHRVLCVSDAVAAACRSVGYPAERLLVVRNGIPARPTPSPPAPGPVIRLGYLGILDDSKGLPDLFQLLDLAAPHSPPWSLQLAGGTLDAAGEACVAQIRNTYRSRPWWPAVSWLGWVQPVNPFLQSIDLLLMPSTAFDAFPTVLLEAGEAARPAFAHRIGGVPEIVQDDNSGWLYDRTDLPAAARLLTRLLHHPGLLTRAGTAAAARIRTEFAVDRMVAQYASAYRTLSHPAR